The Eurosta solidaginis isolate ZX-2024a chromosome 4, ASM4086904v1, whole genome shotgun sequence genome includes a window with the following:
- the Mvd gene encoding diphosphomevalonate decarboxylase, producing the protein MFIETCIAPVNIALIKYWGKRDEELILPINDSLSMTLSTDEMCAKTTTAAAASFNRHIMWLNGEEVSLEENARAMCCLNELQRLAIAKGQLKFPIEWKLHIASHNNFPTAAGLASSAAGYACLVYTLAHLYGVEDEELTAIARQGSGSACRSLHGGFVRWHMGKLKNGRDSIALPIAPEHHWPEMHVLILVVNDGRKKTSSTKGMQRSVQTSDLIAYRAKQCVPERTVALVDAIESRDFQKLAEITMRDSNQFHAIALDTYPPCVYMNDVSHAIVEFVHAYNAAVGETKLAYTFDGGPNACIYLLEKDVSAALAAIQLSFPNDAAQSVEYVKGIPVERERKENNGFNGNATFPINEQNLLKYIIHTRIGKGPQRVDKAESLLDLTHGLPIEN; encoded by the exons ATGTTTATCGAAACTTGCATCGCACCAGTTAATATAGCGCTTATTAAGTACT GGGGTAAACGCGATGAGGAGCTAATCTTGCCCATTAACGATTCACTTAGCATGACCCTAAGCACCGATGAG ATGTGTGCAAAGACAACAACAGCTGctgcggcttcctttaatagacATATTATGTGGTTGAATGGCGAGGAGGTGTCGCTTGAGGAGAATGCACGTGCCATGTGTTGCttgaatgaat TGCAGCGTCTGGCCATTGCAAAGGGACAACTCAAATTCCCAATAGAATGGAAGCTGCATATTGCATCCCATAATAACTTTCCTACCGCTGCCGGCTTAGCTTCGAGTGCTGCTGGTTATGCCTGCTTAGTATATACACTAGCACACCTTTATGGCGTTGAAGATGAAGAACTAACAGCAATAGCACGCCAAGGTAGTGGCTCTGCATGTCGTAGTTTACACGGAGGCTTTGTACGCTGGCATATGGGCAAACTGAAAAATGGTCGCGATTCAATTGCATTACCGATTGCGCCCGAACATCATTGGCCGGAAATGCACGTTTTAATATTGGTAGTAAATGATGGGCGTAAAAAGACAAGCTCCACCAAAGGTATGCAACGCTCTGTACAAACATCTGACTTAATTGCATATCGTGCAAAACAATGTGTACCAGAACGTACAGTGGCATTGGTTGATGCTATTGAAAGTCGTGATTTTCAGAAACTAGCAGAGATTACTATGCGCGATTCTAATCAATTTCATGCCATCGCCTTGGACACATATCCACCGTGTGTATATATGAATGATGTATCACACGCAATTGTAGAATTCGTACATGCCTACAATGCGGCAGTTGGAGAGACAAAACTAGCATATACTTTTGATGGAGGGCCAAATGCTTGTATTTATTTGCTTGAAAAAGATGTATCTGCTGCATTAGCAGCAATACAATTGAGTTTTCCCAATGATGCTGCACAAAGTGTAGAATATGTTAAAGGTATACCAGTTGAGCGTGAACGGAAAGAG aACAATGGTTTCAATGGTAATGCCACTTTTCCTATAAATGAACAAAATCTACTCAAATATATAATTCATACACGCATTGGAAAAGGTCCACAACGTGTTGATAAGGCTGAAAGCCTATTGGATTTGACACACGGTCTACCAATTGAAAATTGA
- the betaCOP gene encoding coatomer subunit beta has product MALADGPCYTIINSPDIEVPNEMQLKQDLEKGDTNVKIETLKKVIQMLLNGERLSGLIMTIIRFVLPVQNHQIKKLLLIFWEIVPKTSADGKLLQEMILVCDAYRKDLQHPNEFLRGSTLRFLCKLKEPELLEPLMPAIRACLEHRHSYVRRNAVLAIFTIYKNFDWLVPDGPELIANFLETQQDMSCKRNAFLMLLHADQERALNYLASCIDQVNNFGDILQLVIVELIYKVCHANPSERSRFIRCIYNLLNSSSNAVRYEAAGTLITLSSAPTAIRAAATCYIELIVGDSDNNVKLIVLDRLIAMKENENMEKVMQDLVMDILRVLAAPDIEVRRKTLALAMDLVSSRNIEEMVLVLKKEVSKTHNVEHEDTGKYRQLLVRTLHSCSIKFPDVAANVIPVLVEFLSDTNELAAADVLIFIREAIQKFASLRALIIERLIEAFPQIKSSKIHRAAVWILGEYVDNKEQILEVIETIIQTLGEIPMVEAEQKRLAGEQMDEGVKVSGDGGSAVSASNKVTSDGTYATQSAFSLAPIAKKEKRPPLRQYLMDGDFFIGAALSATLTKLALRYAELEKDVRQQNRITTQVMLIMSSILHLGKSGFPTKSITNDDIDRIFICLRTLSERTKEAVEVFQHYCRDALGKMLDAQHEEDQRIMKQKQRAAAKVQPDDPVGFAQLSNGRDSQLGENVFETSLNQALAGTKTTNLSDVTSPNNKLNKVTQLTGFSDPVYAEAYVNVNQYDIVLDVLIVNQTNDTLQNCTLELATLGDLKLVERPHPVVLAPHDFCNIKANVKVSSTENGIIFGNIVYDTSINTNVVVLNTIHIDIMDYIIPASCTDTEFRQMWQDFEWENKVTVNTTFTDLHEYLKHLLKSTNMKCLTPEKALSGQCGFMAANMYAKSIFGENALANLSIEKPVDDPDSKVTGHIRIRAKSQGMALSLGDKISSSQKQAVQAA; this is encoded by the exons ATGGCGTTGGCCGACGGACCATGCTATACAATCATCAACTCGCCTGACATCGAGGTGCCAAATGAGATGCAACTTAAACAAGATCTTGAAAAAGGCGACACTAACGTGAAAATTGAGACTTTGAAAAAAGTTATACAAATGCTGTTGAATGGCGAACGTTTATCAGGGCTAATAATGACAATCATCAGATTTGTATTGCCCGTGCAGAACCATCAAatcaaaaaattgttattaatattttgggAGATAGTACCGAAGACGTCAGCAGATGGTAAACTCCTACAAGAGATGATTTTAGTGTGTGATGCTTATCGCAAAGATTTACAGCATCCCAATGAATTTCTGCGTGGATCCACTTTACGCTTCTTATGCAAACTCAAGGAGCCTGAATTACTGGAACCATTAATGCCAGCTATAAGAGCTTGTTTGGAACATCGTCACTCATATGTGCGTCGTAACGCTGTATTGGCTATTTTtactatatataaaaattttgattGGCTAGTACCAGATGGTCCCGAATTGATTGCCAATTTCTTGGAAACTCAACAGGATATGTCTTGTAAACGTAACGCATTCCTAATGTTGCTACATGCAGATCAAGAACGTGCACTCAACTATTTGGCATCTTGTATTGATCAAGTTAATAATTTCGGTGACATACTACAATTGGTCATTGTGGAGCTTATCTATAAAGTTTGTCATGCCAATCCATCAGAGCGATCACGTTTCATACGTTGCATATATAATCTACTTAATTCATCATCAAATGCTGTGCGTTATGAAGCAGCCGGTACACTAATTACACTCTCTTCTGCGCCGACGGCTATACGTGCTGCTGCCACTTGTTACATTGAACTAATCGTCGGTGATAGCGATAACAATGTTAAATTGATTGTACTGGATCGCTTGATTGCcatgaaagaaaatgaaaatatggAAAAGGTAATGCAAGATTTAGTAATGGATATACTACGCGTTTTAGCTGCACCTGATATTGAGGTACGACGCAAGACATTAGCGCTTGCCATGGATTTAGTTTCATCTCGCAATATCGAAGAAATGGTTCTGGTGCTAAAGAAAGAGGTATCAAAGACGCATAATGTTGAACATGAAGATACTGGCAAATATAGGCAATTACTTGTACGCACCTTGCATTCGTGCTCTATTAAATTTCCCGATGTAGCGGCAAATGTAATACCTGTATTGGTCGAATTTCTTTCGGATACAAATGAATTGGCTGCCGCAGATGTATTGATTTTTATACGTGAAGCTATACAAAAATTTGCATCATTGCGTGCACTCATTATTGAGCGTCTAATAGAAGCATTCCCTCAAATCAAATCTTCGAAAATACATCGTGCTGCTGTTTGGATATTAGGTGAATATGTTGACAATAAAGAGCAAATTTTGGAAGTTATCGAAACTATCATACAAACTTTGGGCGAGATACCGATGGTAGAAGCAGAGCAAAAGCGTTTAGCCGGTGAGCAAATGGATGAGGGAGTAAAAGTGTCTGGTGATGGCGGAAGCGCTGTCTCAGCAAGCAATAAAGTCACTTCTGATGGTACATATGCTACACAAAGCGCATTCAGTTTGGCGCC caTCGCCAAAAAAGAGAAGCGTCCACCACTACGTCAATATCTGATGGATGGTGATTTCTTTATCGGAGCTGCGTTATCAGCAACTCTTACGAAGCTAGCATTACGATATGCAGAATTGGAAAAAGATGTG CGTCAACAAAATCGTATAACTACACAAGTAATGCTAATTATGAGTTCAATATTGCATCTTGGCAAATCTGGATTCCCCACCAAATCTATTACCAATGATGACATTGAtcgtattttcatttgtttacgtACTCTGAGTGAGCGCACAAAGGAGGCAGTAGAAGTATTCCAGCATTATTGTCGAGATGCACTAGGCAAAATGTTAGATGCCCAACATGAAGAAGATCAACGCATTATGAAACAGAAACAACGTGCTGCTGCGAAAGTACAACCGGACGATCCTGTCGGCTTTGCACAACTTTCTAATGGGCGTGATAGTCAGTTGGGTGAGAACGTTTTCGAAACTAGTTTGAACCAAGCATTGGCTGGCACAAAAACTACCAATTTGAGCGATGTCACATCACCAAATAATAAACTTAATAAAGTTACACAGTTGACTGGTTTCTCTGATCCCGTATATGCTGAGGCTTACGTAAATGTCAATCAATATGATATCGTTCTAGATGTATTAATTGTTAATCAAACAA ATGACACTCTTCAAAATTGTACACTTGAGTTGGCCACGTTGGGCGATTTAAAATTAGTTGAACGCCCACATCCAGTCGTGCTTGCGCCACATGATTTTTGCAATATAAAAGCAAATGTAAAAGTATCCTCTACAGAGAATGGAATTATTTTTGGCAATATTG TTTATGACACCAGTATCAATACAAATGTTGTTGTGCTTAATACTATACATATTGATATAATGGACTATATAATACCCGCTTCTTGCACCGATACTGAATTCAGACAAATGTGGCAAGATTTTGAATGGGAAAATAAG GTAACAGTAAATACCACATTCACCGACTTACATGAATATTTGAAACACTTGTTGAAGAGTACTAATATGAAGTGTTTGACTCCTGAAAAGGCACTCAGCGGCCAATGCGGATTTATGGCTGCTAATATGTATGCGAA ATCAATTTTTGGTGAAAATGCACTTGCCAACCTCAGCATCGAAAAGCCTGTGGATGATCCTGATTCCAAGGTTACCGGACACATTCGTATACGTGCCAAGAGTCAG GGCATGGCACTAAGCCTCGGCGATAAAATAAGTTCATCACAAAAGCAGGCAGTGCAGGCAGCATAG